The sequence AGTTTAAAATTGACTATTCTGTACTTACACTGTACACAAAcaattattgatgaaaacagTACAGACATAGAAGTGGCACAATACTCACGATGTGTTGCGATGTTGGTTATCGGTGGGTGTATGTTACCCGATTCTGAAGGTTGTGCGGTGAAACTGTTGTATTTGCATTTTCTGCAAGATATGCGTAAGGTTCGTAGTTATAGTTGGGCAAGTGCTGTACTTGCATATTTATATCACGAATTGTGTTCCGCCTCTGTGTCAGGAAAACAAGAAATCGCAGGCCCTTTATACATATTACATATTGCAggtatatttattataatttttatttcaatatatacTCTATTTATACAcatttattaaactcaattgTTTTGTAGATTTGGGCATGGTCAAGAATGATTCCTCTATGTCCTGACCGCTTAGGATACAACCTCATCACTCGACCTGAAAATGAAAACAACGGTGATAATATTCTTCCAATTCCACCACACGGAACAAGGTAATAAATGCAACATATGATATAATATTGATAACGTCATCTTTATTTTATAGTATTACGAATTTAATGTGCATACAGATGGAAGAATGTATTCACGTGGACACATACACCTACACATTCTGTGCGAATCATTCGTGATGTACTTGACAAGATGGGAGATAGTCAGGTGTTTAcattacataaaatataaatttcgtATATGTCATATATTATCGCTTGGGTACATGATTcgttttttcattatttatagTTCAATGGCTTGTTTACGACCTCGAAGCTGTGGATGTTTTGTCATTGTCCTTAGAATGCAGACATCCCACTCTCCGGCGAAGTGTGTGCCCATTGATATGTTTTCACATTGTGGAGATGCATCGCCCAAATCGAGTTCTTCGGCAATTTGGAATGTCACAAAACATTCCAATATCAGCACTTGATGTAGATCATTTACATGAATGCTCGAGACGAGGACGAAAAAATTACGATTGGGTCAAACATCATAGACTGATGGTGGATGCGTGGGAAAAACGTCATAATCTGATTGTTGATAGTGATTTGGTTGAAAATTATAGCATGAGATATGATTATGAGACATGGTATGATTCTATAACTCGACGTTTCATATCTCTTATAGAGCCTCAAAAAATCGATTACGGTTATCAGCCCGGAGATGCATATTTCAGACGTATTGTGGTAAGTGCTTGGTAAACAATTTATTTTCAACACTTTGCATTATTCTATTACAATTTATTATGCATGTGTTTgataagttttttatttttattttataatagaGAGATGAGACATCAAATTTGAAGAATTTGTTTGGAGGACTCTCTGTTGATGATCAACCGTGTGAAGCATTAGCTGAAGTTGTTAAAAAAACTATCCAGACCTGTGATTTACTGTATGAAATGTCCTTTAGAACACCCGAGCAACAACATCATCATGCTAGGTCTTCAAACAGAAGGCGACGACTaagagatgatgatgatgtagCCGATGAACAATCATTCTCGACCCCTGACTGGCGACAAAGCATGAGTACACAATCTCCGACGACTCATTCCTGGCCTCACAGCTCACATGGTACATGTTTTTATTATCTAACTACTTTGTTTAAATTCACATTAATGGTTCTTATtcaacaatatatttatttcacttTCAGTGGATGATTCTTCGCATGGTACGACTACACAGTTGCTCGTAACTCTTGGTTGGGCTTCCATTTCACATGGtacatttttaaatatcaacGCAATTTCTTTATATTATCGAAGTATATGTTTATTTCTACCTCCATGTACTTATTGGACATCATATTTTTTGAACTATCAGGAGAGGATACTTCGCATGGAGATTCTGTATTTCAAGCTCCACATCATTCCTATAGTGTGCCTTCCTCGTATGCTAATTGGCCAAATAAGGATTCTTTCAATGTTTCTTTTGGGTTAGGTACTTCGCGAACGgataatgaatttcaaactCCACAGCAGGCTTACGAACGTTCATTTACGGAACTCTTATTTGACGGTCATCTCCAGCAGTACGAAGAAATCCGCCCAAATTATAACATATCACCAATTTCATACTTGGGATATTCTCATCCTCAATCACCAGGTCAGGTTCCCCTGAACATTGATATGAACGAGTCTGCCAACGTCCGAGTGAATGttaatgaagaagaagaagttgaaGCCCCACAGTTGGTGCGTAAAAGTAAACGAATCCCAAAGCCACGTGATTGTGGGACTGGACATCACTTGGGTAGGaagaaaagataaaatatttaaatgcatAAGTTATGTATATTGAATACAAGTAAATCTATTTGTTTTgagtttcaaataatttatttgtttttttttctaacGACATTAGATTGTGTAGCTATAATAAATAAGATACGTatgttttaaatatgatatgataaatatatatttgttgataCACAATCTATAATTAGGAAATATTGATGATGTTGTAAACTAAAATACAAAACGAGATGACTTTACACAACAAATAACATATAGACACCTAAATTAAAAACAACATATGACATAGGATCCAATTTAAACAAACAAACTGTTCGATTAAGATATAAGAATTAGCAAGATACAAGGAAAAACATACAATTACAATTGTAACACATTGAATTTCATAGTGTTCCTTCAAACCTGCAACCAATCAACACGTACACACTTAaataagatattattttttcattatgaatgaaatataaaataaaaaaataaaaaaattaccttTACATGTTCTGATTACGACGTTGTTGTGTTGAGCTTTCTCGCTGGATGTGTTGCCTTTCTCGTGTGGAAGGTCGGTCCATCTCATTTCTAATTCTTGTAGTTCGGTCTCTCCCTTTTCTCCTTCTTTGACGCCTATTCGGGTTGTGACATAATTCGAATGTTGGTTCATCCCAATATTCCTCATCGGCAATTGGACGAAATCTTCCCTCGTACGTGTCTACGTATTCACTCATCTGAAACAAACGTTGTACAAATTGCGTAGGATCTACTCAATACCATTTGGCGGTACATATTGCATGTGAACACGGAATTCCAAAGATAGTCCATTTTCCGCATAAGCATTCATTAAGACTAAGGGTCACAACCTGTACACGTTCACCCCGACCTTGTCGCCCTCCCGTAACAACAGATGTCGATTGGTCTCTAATCTCGGTACGAACAACAGTGTGTTCACTAGATCTCGAAGACCATTTCTCGTACAATCGAAAAGCGTAATCAGGCCAAGGCTGATTGCTCTGAATCATACGTTGCATTCGTGTGATACGATCGATGAAATACTGCACACAACGATTGAATGTCAACTGAACTAACGTTGATACAGGAAGTCGACGAGCACCCTTCAGAACAGAATTAAGACACTCTGACATGTTGGTCGTCATAACCCCACGTCGCCATCCCCCATCGTGAGCAAGAGTCCATTTGTGTTTATCAATTTCAGAGAGATAAACAAAAGCTCTCGATTCGAGATTTTTAATTTCATCCATGATGGCATCAAATCTACGTATTTGATGTTGTGTGCCTGCTTTCCAACATAGATCTTTTAGGTGCACATTTTTGAAATGTGTATTGAAATTAGAACATACGTGTCTAAGACAAAAACGATGTATGCCACGTGGATGTCTAAAATCGGGTATCTCTTCAACAACATTAATGATTCCACGATGTCTATCGGAGATAAGGCACACACCTGTTGATCCTCGAACCACATGCTTGCATAGAAGTTCCAAAAACCACTTCCAGGAGTCGTATGTTTCCTCATCGACTATGGCAAATGCTAAGGGTAAGATTTGGTTGTTTCCATCTAAACCCACAGCTATAAGCATCTTGTGCTTATACTTCGTATATAAATAAGTACCATCAACACTAATTATTTTTCGACAATGTGCGAACCCATCTATACATGGTCGGAAGACCCAAAACACGTAGTTTAACACCTTCAATTGAGAATTGTATCTCGGTAAATGGTTCCACTCTACAATAGTGCCTGGATTGTACTTCACAAGGGCACCCATGTACCTTGGCAAAAGACGTACTGAACTCTCCCATGTATCATATACATTTTCCACCGCCCGCTTTAAACTGTACCATGTCTTACCATATAAGATTTGATAATTATATCGATCTTTCACAAGCTGGATAACATATTTAATCTCATACGAAGGATCACACCGAACAATACCGACAAGTGCTTTTGCAATCATATTTTTGTCCAAGTTATGGTGGTCTAACCCCACCTGGCTAGACATACATGTATGTGGACCACCATATTTCGTGATCTTGAAATAcccaaattttgattttaacgaTGCACGAAGACCCCATCTACAGTTGATAtttgaatgtttatttttaCAACTAACTTTCCACAAAGTCTTTGTACTCTCCACAACTTGATACTCACGTCGAGTAATTCTAACTGAAAAGTCCTTAACTGCTGCTATCAAATgctttttatctttaaaaaccATGTTCGTGCAAAGTTCTCCTCTATCTGCGTTGTAATAACTCAAATTCGATGCAGATGGAATTCCAACAGAATCAGGGCGTTGCTCATCATATATTGTACTAAAGAATTGAGGTACGTCATATAAAGATTGACCGACAGGCGGGACAGAAAATGGTAATGCATCGGGTCGGGGTTCAAGATTTGAAATGCCTTCAAAAGGATATGCATGCATAGGATCACTGATGTCAGTATGAGATGGACCAATATCAGCAAATGTGGCATTTTCGTCTTCATGCTCATCTTCATCTGTTTCACTTGTAGTTGTATCAGGTTCAGCAAATATTTCAGTGGCGTTAAGGTGAACATCTAATTACAACTCACGTGATCTTTGTTCATCCTGTACGACAGGTGTCAGTCCATGACCCGATCCAGTACGATGTGCACTCAGTGAACAATCCAAACCTACTTGATTTGTGTCAACTGAGTATCATCCTCTTGCACCAGAATCCCATCCTCGTGCGAAAATCGGCCAACTAACATTTTCTTCTACGGTGTCAGTAATATACCGATCCCATCCCCCAGTCCAATCATGCGAATTAAATCGATTTTCATCTATTGGTTCGAAAAAAGCAGCAGCGGAAGTACCAACTTCATCATGAAATCCCATCGAATTGAACCCTTCAGTTATACATGGAATGTATGATTCAGGAACCTCAACATCTACATTATGCTCAAGGAAATCCTTTTCGATATGCAATTCAATACACTGCATTTCGTTAATAGAATCCAGCATAAACTGTAAATTGTTGTCATCATTGATGTCAATATGCACTTCTACGCAATGTGACTTATCCATGTaggaatattttgttgacaattttaaattaaattttgaactttcaaTACTTGTCAGAGGGTATACTATTTCTTTCAACTCGTGCAAATGAATAGATCTTGGTATTTGTGTTGCCCTCAATGCAGTGGTACTATATTTTACGGTGTGATGTCCTATAATAACATTACCACCTACGAATAAAAGCACCGGCACACTGTCcattcctataaaaaaaaattcaataggtcacacaaaataaaaaggtgataataaattttttaaattttcaattgaataataaaatgtgaaatataacaaaataatacactataaaaattaatttacatatgctttcatttttattaagaataattataataataatgatgataatgCTTATTTTGTTTTACTGAACAACTACtatcaataatattattattttttatttagtaagtaagtaataataaaaataattatgataataaatttcatactaaataggaaaaaaaattaatagtaaaatcatttatatgtatatttttttaataaagtttttagaaataataaattttattttagttatgtaaaataataataggtCCTACTAAATACAAATTaagttaataataaaatcatactacttatttttatttaataaattaataaaaaaatttataataatagattttatgttatttgtgtaaaataaatcaagcgtaatattttttttataacatacctaaataaaacaaaaaccatAAGAATTACAATTGTAagtgttatttttattataaaataaaaaatcgtatTTCTTATTTATATCTTACaagttaattataataaaataatattttaataatagtaAGTTTTCACAAATACGCACGTGgaatgaaataataattaaataaattaatNCATTTAAGTACTTAAAAACAATATTAAccgtatttataataaaaatatttatattatttgtgtaaaataaattaatctttatactattttttttaaaaaatactatcAATATAAAACATTGAAGAAAACGTATTGTTATTATCATttgcataatataaaataataagaataactgATAATACATAGaaacataattaaacattttaatcataaactcgaaacgTAAGATTatgataaattcataatttatattcGAATACTCAAGTAAGGTTTACCTCAAATAGaagttcaaaatcaaaattttatctgaaaatatataatcacaaataaataaattaacggTTTTAATCAAACGTCGAAtgaaaaacttattttaaagCGTACAAACCTCGTGTGCTGAAATTCAATGACTTAATCGAACATCGAACGAAAATCCACAAGGAATGACCAATAACGATACATTTAAAC comes from Primulina huaijiensis isolate GDHJ02 chromosome 17, ASM1229523v2, whole genome shotgun sequence and encodes:
- the LOC140963429 gene encoding uncharacterized protein; translation: MHRPNRVLRQFGMSQNIPISALDVDHLHECSRRGRKNYDWVKHHRLMVDAWEKRHNLIVDSDLVENYSMRYDYETWYDSITRRFISLIEPQKIDYGYQPGDAYFRRIVRDETSNLKNLFGGLSVDDQPCEALAEVVKKTIQTCDLLYEMSFRTPEQQHHHARSSNRRRRLRDDDDVADEQSFSTPDWRQSMSTQSPTTHSWPHSSHVDDSSHGTTTQLLVTLGWASISHGEDTSHGDSVFQAPHHSYSVPSSYANWPNKDSFNVSFGLGTSRTDNEFQTPQQAYERSFTELLFDGHLQQYEEIRPNYNISPISYLGYSHPQSPGQVPLNIDMNESANVRVNVNEEEEVEAPQLVRKSKRIPKPRDCGTGHHLGRKKR